The genome window GAATAATTGCTAGATGCTCTCTCGAATAAATGTCTTCCATCTTGAAGAGAGTATGCATAGTCTTCCTCTATTCTTCTAAGGCTGTCATCCTCTAATGGGTCGCCTTCTTGATTCACATTTGGATCCTCTACAGGTTCATACATCATCATtccaaaaaattgataGTAGTATTCTTCACCCAGAACCTTCATTAatactttttcttttagattaaaatgatgatttagaggaataataattaaaaataatattggtGCATACCTATTCAGAACATTTACTACTGGAATCAATGATATATCTTTATACAACGTGGACTCAAAACTGCTAACATGtctttcatcatcatttttcgTTGGAATCAAAGTCATCAGATTAAAACAAATTGGAAATAACAATCTGCTCGAGTATAATGAATAGTATAAGGTATTTGACGGGTTACTATTTCCATTAGGTATTAAATGAAAGTTACTGAATTTGAACTTACTCATTGCGTACAATGAGACCAGCATTGTATATGATAGAAATAGGAATTGTAATCCAAAATTATACCAATGGGTCTTAGTGAATATCCAGCCATGGGCCCATTTTGTTGGTAAAATTTCCATAAAAAAGACAACTAATGATGCAATTGTACATATAACACCGATCACTACTAGAACAATTCTTttgatatttgaataatatgGTGATTCCACATGAGCTAATTTGTGTATAATACTATTTGAATGTGTTTGGCTGtataaataattgtaatagtgagtaataaatttgttaTAAGTagaattcaatttatcaacCGTTATGATCGCAACGGTTGATAAATCACTTGGATTCCTAAATGGTCTATTTTCGTTATTCAATCTTAATCCTGTAAGCAAAGAGTTTACTTCCAATTTACATGAGCGTAAAAGTTCATTGACTGTGATGTCACCATTCTGAAGTTCTTCTGTATTTAAGATTGAATTTGCATTTTCCATCATTGAAAATTCACAGCcatttaaatcatcatttgTTTTACTCAATTCCACAAATAACTTGTTGTTTGAAGACTCTGTTGGTAAATTACCTTGTTGTAGTAAATCTTTTGGTAGTAATATCAATCCAGTACTTAGTAGTATCAAAGCATAGCTCAACGAATATATATGTGCTAGGGAGATTAAAAGAggtttaaaatcaaaaaggTTGTGTCCAGTACTGGCAACTAAATAAACACCACCAGCCATAATGACTGCTAACGATATCgaataaaatttcaaattctgaAGTATAGCTTTTATTAGTCTGCCTCTAAAATCACCCAATGGTACTgcatatttaaatgatacGTATGAGATTAAAACAGGAATTATCAACCaacaaatgataaattCTGACCAATAAATGGATAGCCACACGGCTCGTAATCTCTTTTCTGAATAGTCCACTTCTAACAAATTCAAACTCAAGTGTTCAACAAAGGAAACAATCTTTTCCTCATTAACCAACGTACCATTGATGGAAGGCATAGTTCCATTGTGGTTACCTTCTCCATCATTTAAATGTGCCGCAAAGAACAAGTCCAAAGGTAACAGGTAGGTCGTTGACAACAGAATGATcatattgaaagaaataatgCATAGAGTTAAAGGAAAAGTGTTTTTATGCAACTTGAACGAAAAGTATCTATTAATTACGATCAATGAGTACGCAAAAGCAAACAGAGATCCAATCAGTAATGTAAGCGACATTATGAAGCTACAATGGTAAGTTATCGGCACAGAGAATACTCAATCAATGATAAATTGTGGCTTAAAATAACCCTGTGCTTATTCAGTTTTAGTAAAGTTCCTATAAAATCAACCAATctgttttttaataaccactatgtttatatatctgtTAAAAGTGTAAAATGTTTCCAGCTTAAGTTTATCTTTCGACATCGCACTactataaaaatatcaaaaacCTTTTAAGGTTGccattttatataaacGATATAAACAGTATTGATACAGGAGTGACTAGTTAACTGAGGCGAATCTAACGTAGTAAATCTAATAGCGTTTAGAAGGTGcaaatattctttaaattataGACTTCATTTAATCAAACAGAATGGAGACGAGTCGTAACAAGTTGCAACAACTTCCTCATGTTGTTGGTACCCTTACctttgatgaaaataataatgtgGTGACAGTTACTGGAATAGCTAGTGATAGAATACTAGATATTGATTCTATTTCGAAAGTTGAACTAGATTCAGAAGGATTTGGCCTAGTCCAAATAAATAACTTGATTTGTAACATATACAGACAAGATAACAACACCGTGGTTATATATCAGGATAAGAACAATTAATTGTAAAGAGAACATGCATGCAAATGAAACGTATTGGTATTGTCGGAATTTATGCTTCCGTTGccttaattaaatataaggTAGCTAACCATACCgtaatataaatatataatcaaatttagATACACAAATAAACTACATATTCATATAATGAAAcgtaatatttttattggaAAGTTTTGGGTCACTTTAATTACTGTTACTTTACATAAATCCACCTCCAAAACCAGAAGCTCCAAAACCAGGACCTCCGAAACCGGGACCCCCAAAACCAGGGCCACCtgaattatcattattaaaaccATCAGTTGCATCAGAATGATTGCCTAATGGATCATCATA of Tetrapisispora phaffii CBS 4417 chromosome 13, complete genome contains these proteins:
- the TPHA0M01880 gene encoding uncharacterized protein (similar to Saccharomyces cerevisiae YNR034W-A and YCR075W-A; ancestral locus Anc_6.348), which encodes METSRNKLQQLPHVVGTLTFDENNNVVTVTGIASDRILDIDSISKVELDSEGFGLVQINNLICNIYRQDNNTVVIYQDKNN
- the TPHA0M01870 gene encoding uncharacterized protein (ancestral locus Anc_6.347); protein product: MSLTLLIGSLFAFAYSLIVINRYFSFKLHKNTFPLTLCIISFNMIILLSTTYLLPLDLFFAAHLNDGEGNHNGTMPSINGTLVNEEKIVSFVEHLSLNLLEVDYSEKRLRAVWLSIYWSEFIICWLIIPVLISYVSFKYAVPLGDFRGRLIKAILQNLKFYSISLAVIMAGGVYLVASTGHNLFDFKPLLISLAHIYSLSYALILLSTGLILLPKDLLQQGNLPTESSNNKLFVELSKTNDDLNGCEFSMMENANSILNTEELQNGDITVNELLRSCKLEVNSLLTGLRLNNENRPFRNPSDLSTVAIITVDKLNSTYNKFITHYYNYLYSQTHSNSIIHKLAHVESPYYSNIKRIVLVVIGVICTIASLVVFFMEILPTKWAHGWIFTKTHWYNFGLQFLFLSYTMLVSLYAMSKFKFSNFHLIPNGNSNPSNTLYYSLYSSRLLFPICFNLMTLIPTKNDDERHVSSFESTLYKDISLIPVVNVLNRYAPILFLIIIPLNHHFNLKEKVLMKVLGEEYYYQFFGMMMYEPVEDPNVNQEGDPLEDDSLRRIEEDYAYSLQDGRHLFERASSNYSLTERT